A single window of Candidatus Desulfofervidus auxilii DNA harbors:
- a CDS encoding response regulator, producing MAVFYLIITLIFTYISLSYHFKKELKSWSIPLAQKISEEVKPILISGDKIAARTILFKYLQKEPEIAYLIIIDKFGNIFAHTFEKTIPFELENISLKNLYDIKEVNIDGRLIFNIAYPLKKWTLHIGLLRLTKLPIKERVHHVFKIVGSIFGAVSLVGIGIAFILSYLVTKPIFNLVQAAEAFGRGELDVKVDVKTKDEVGELANAFNKMAKDLKISQERIKRLLAEFTQIYNNAPSPMRVIDKDFNIISQNEAMNELVGVSAEKAKGKKCYELLRSPAVCQTKDCSMKLIFQGIKKIDREQERITPEGKIIPCRQMATPFRDAIGNIIGIIEIYTDISERKQFIEKLENERKRLSELLNIQRAFADILTSLASTAKLKPLLKSVLEKIIYYTNSQLGVIYILENEHLKPYAASALDLKKIKTFKIGDGLPGRCAIERKQIIVSDIPKDYFKISSGSGERLPNHIICFPIFYKDKLMGVLELGTLHTFSEKDISFLKIVAEQLGIGIDHALAYEKVEKLSQELQEKNELLVAQNEELQSQSEELSALNEELQAQAEELAAQKKALEEKTKQVEEANRLKSEFLSNMSHELRTPLNAILGMAKLLQEKIEDKTQKQYVEIIERNGQSLLALINDVLDLSKIEAGKVEVIWEKIYLKEFIESIIASVKPLADEKRLPLKTSFDESIDFIVTDPEKLKRILFNLLSNAIKFTDKGEVAVEVKAEKEKILISVKDTGIGIPEEALDYIFEAFRQVDGSTTRRYGGTGLGLNIAKKLAELLGGEIKVKSKVGVGSTFTIILPKQPIEKKKEEVLKQKIKSVLLREKSFGVKKVLIIDDDPVVIKELSIILKDEPYQTIFASNGKEGLDCIKKEVPDLILLDLKMPVMDGFALLEVLERDKKFKDIPVIILSALDLTKEEKERLKGNIKGILLKGLIDKTTFIETIKKILYGEKHERISPKILIVEDNPDNLFLLKEVFKNTDYEIYTAENGLEAIEKALEIRPNLILMDMLMPLMDGYEATHKIRNIPALKDIPIIALTAKAMKGNREEILAIGCNDYITKPFDFHELFKKVEKWLKV from the coding sequence GCCAGAAATTGCCTACCTTATTATTATAGATAAATTTGGTAATATATTTGCACATACCTTTGAAAAAACAATTCCATTTGAGTTAGAAAATATAAGTTTAAAAAACCTATATGATATAAAAGAAGTAAACATAGATGGACGACTTATTTTTAATATTGCCTATCCTTTAAAAAAATGGACACTTCACATAGGATTATTACGTTTGACAAAACTACCAATAAAAGAAAGAGTTCATCATGTGTTTAAAATTGTAGGTAGTATTTTTGGCGCAGTAAGTTTAGTTGGTATTGGTATAGCTTTTATTTTATCCTACCTTGTTACAAAGCCTATTTTTAATCTTGTTCAAGCTGCTGAAGCATTTGGCCGAGGAGAATTAGATGTTAAGGTAGATGTAAAAACCAAAGATGAAGTAGGAGAGTTGGCAAATGCATTTAATAAAATGGCAAAAGATTTAAAAATAAGTCAAGAAAGGATTAAAAGACTACTTGCTGAATTTACTCAAATTTATAATAATGCCCCTTCGCCTATGCGGGTAATAGATAAAGACTTCAACATTATTAGTCAAAACGAAGCTATGAATGAGTTAGTAGGTGTAAGTGCAGAAAAAGCAAAAGGGAAAAAATGTTATGAATTGTTAAGAAGTCCTGCTGTCTGTCAAACAAAAGATTGTTCTATGAAACTTATTTTTCAGGGAATAAAAAAGATTGATAGAGAACAAGAACGCATCACTCCTGAAGGAAAAATTATACCTTGCCGACAAATGGCTACACCTTTTAGAGATGCTATAGGCAACATTATTGGAATTATTGAAATATATACAGATATTAGTGAAAGAAAACAATTTATTGAAAAATTAGAAAATGAAAGAAAAAGATTATCAGAGCTTCTTAATATACAAAGAGCGTTCGCAGATATTTTAACCTCTTTGGCTAGTACAGCAAAATTAAAACCTCTTTTAAAAAGTGTTTTAGAAAAGATTATCTATTATACAAATAGCCAATTAGGTGTCATTTATATTTTGGAAAACGAGCATTTAAAACCTTATGCAGCCTCTGCTTTAGATTTAAAGAAAATAAAAACATTTAAAATAGGAGATGGTTTACCTGGTAGATGTGCAATAGAAAGAAAACAAATAATAGTCTCTGATATACCAAAAGATTACTTCAAAATTTCTTCTGGAAGTGGAGAAAGATTGCCAAATCATATTATTTGTTTTCCTATTTTTTATAAAGATAAACTTATGGGAGTGTTAGAATTAGGCACTTTGCATACTTTTAGTGAAAAAGATATTTCTTTTTTAAAGATTGTTGCTGAGCAACTAGGAATAGGAATTGATCATGCTTTAGCATATGAAAAAGTTGAAAAACTTAGCCAAGAATTGCAAGAAAAAAATGAACTTTTAGTAGCACAAAATGAAGAATTACAATCTCAAAGCGAAGAATTATCAGCTCTTAATGAAGAACTTCAAGCACAAGCAGAAGAATTAGCTGCTCAAAAAAAAGCATTAGAAGAAAAAACAAAACAAGTAGAAGAGGCAAATCGTTTAAAATCCGAATTTCTTTCTAATATGTCCCATGAACTTAGAACACCACTTAATGCTATTCTAGGAATGGCTAAACTTCTTCAAGAAAAAATTGAAGATAAAACACAAAAACAATATGTGGAAATTATAGAAAGAAATGGTCAAAGCTTATTAGCATTAATAAATGATGTATTAGATCTCTCTAAAATTGAAGCTGGTAAAGTAGAGGTTATTTGGGAAAAAATTTATCTTAAGGAATTTATTGAAAGCATTATAGCTTCTGTAAAACCTTTAGCAGATGAAAAAAGATTGCCATTAAAAACATCTTTTGATGAATCTATAGATTTTATTGTTACTGATCCAGAAAAACTTAAAAGAATTTTATTTAATCTTTTAAGTAATGCCATAAAATTTACAGATAAAGGAGAAGTGGCTGTTGAAGTTAAAGCAGAAAAAGAAAAAATTTTAATAAGTGTTAAAGATACAGGAATTGGAATACCTGAAGAAGCCTTAGATTATATATTTGAAGCATTTCGTCAGGTGGATGGTTCTACTACAAGAAGATATGGAGGAACAGGTCTTGGTTTAAATATTGCTAAAAAATTGGCTGAACTTTTAGGTGGAGAAATTAAAGTAAAGAGTAAAGTAGGAGTTGGTTCTACTTTTACTATAATTTTGCCTAAGCAACCGATAGAAAAAAAGAAAGAAGAAGTATTAAAACAAAAAATTAAATCTGTATTGTTAAGAGAAAAATCCTTTGGTGTTAAAAAAGTTTTAATTATTGATGATGATCCTGTTGTTATAAAAGAGTTAAGCATTATTCTAAAAGATGAACCTTATCAAACTATATTTGCGTCAAATGGGAAAGAAGGGTTAGATTGTATTAAAAAAGAAGTACCTGATCTAATATTACTTGATTTAAAAATGCCAGTAATGGATGGCTTTGCTTTACTTGAAGTATTAGAAAGGGATAAAAAATTTAAAGATATACCTGTAATTATTTTATCAGCATTAGATCTAACTAAAGAAGAGAAAGAAAGATTAAAAGGTAACATAAAAGGTATTTTGCTTAAAGGACTCATTGATAAAACTACTTTTATTGAGACAATAAAAAAGATTTTGTACGGTGAAAAACATGAAAGAATTTCTCCTAAAATTCTTATTGTTGAAGATAACCCAGATAATCTTTTTCTATTAAAAGAGGTTTTCAAAAACACTGATTATGAAATTTATACAGCAGAAAATGGGCTTGAAGCAATAGAGAAAGCTTTGGAAATAAGACCAAATTTAATTCTTATGGATATGCTTATGCCATTAATGGATGGATATGAAGCTACACATAAAATTAGAAACATTCCTGCTTTGAAGGATATCCCTATAATTGCTTTAACAGCCAAGGCTATGAAGGGTAATAGAGAAGAAATTTTAGCAATTGGTTGTAATGATTACATTACAAAGCCTTTTGATTTTCATGAGTTATTCAAAAAAGTTGAAAAATGGCTAAAAGTTTAA
- a CDS encoding lysophospholipid acyltransferase family protein, producing MKKFKRMLVYLAVKLLYFLHKTCRVIIKYEAPLPNSPVIYAGWHGVLPILFFIFKDKQIVTMVSQSEDGELIAPAFERAGFKVIRGSSHRGGVLALKKMVKIVKQGYSAGLAIDGSRGPLRKVQGGALFLAMHSNYPLIPLNVFYKHSIKLPTWDKMEIPLPFTKIAIVYGRPFYVKKGINETEFETIRLELEKYLFHLKDVGEKLLT from the coding sequence ATGAAGAAATTTAAAAGAATGTTAGTCTATCTTGCTGTAAAACTTTTATATTTTTTACATAAAACATGTCGTGTAATAATAAAATATGAAGCTCCATTACCTAATTCACCAGTAATTTATGCAGGTTGGCATGGTGTTTTACCTATTTTGTTTTTTATTTTCAAAGATAAACAAATTGTTACTATGGTTAGTCAAAGTGAAGATGGAGAATTGATTGCTCCTGCTTTTGAAAGAGCTGGATTTAAAGTAATAAGAGGCTCTAGCCATCGAGGCGGTGTTTTAGCATTAAAAAAAATGGTAAAAATAGTCAAACAAGGCTATAGTGCTGGTTTAGCTATAGATGGTTCTCGTGGGCCTTTACGAAAGGTACAAGGAGGAGCACTTTTCTTAGCCATGCATTCTAACTATCCCCTTATACCTCTTAATGTTTTTTATAAACATAGCATAAAACTGCCTACTTGGGATAAAATGGAAATCCCATTGCCTTTTACAAAAATAGCTATTGTTTATGGTCGTCCTTTTTATGTAAAAAAAGGAATAAATGAAACTGAATTTGAAACTATACGATTAGAATTAGAGAAATATCTTTTCCATTTAAAAGATGTAGGAGAAAAGTTGTTAACATAG
- a CDS encoding MarC family protein, giving the protein MEIEFIIKSFISIFIIVDPIGLIPGFITLTASYSSTKIKTTVREATLTIIFILTIFTLWGENILNFFGVTIHAFRIAGGIIIFMVAWQMLQVKRTRLKTTPEEEAYTKEQEEIGVVPLGTPMLAGPGAITTVIVLAGHKEPYAKFIILSSILITALLTYFILLSARRLVKWFGPTGLNIFTRLMGLILAAIAVQFILDGIKASF; this is encoded by the coding sequence ATGGAAATAGAATTCATTATAAAATCCTTTATTTCTATTTTTATCATTGTTGATCCTATTGGGCTCATTCCTGGATTTATTACTCTTACTGCATCGTATTCTTCAACAAAGATAAAAACAACTGTACGTGAAGCCACTTTAACTATTATTTTTATACTTACAATATTCACACTTTGGGGTGAAAACATACTTAATTTTTTTGGTGTTACCATTCATGCCTTTAGAATTGCTGGTGGAATAATTATCTTCATGGTTGCCTGGCAAATGTTACAGGTAAAACGCACACGATTAAAAACTACTCCAGAGGAGGAGGCTTATACAAAAGAACAAGAAGAGATTGGTGTTGTTCCATTGGGTACACCTATGTTGGCTGGTCCAGGTGCCATTACTACTGTTATTGTCCTTGCTGGTCATAAAGAACCTTATGCAAAATTTATTATTTTAAGTAGTATTTTAATTACTGCGTTGCTTACATATTTTATTTTGCTTTCTGCTAGACGCCTTGTAAAGTGGTTTGGCCCTACTGGATTGAATATATTTACTCGTCTGATGGGACTTATCTTAGCTGCTATTGCTGTTCAATTTATATTAGATGGGATAAAGGCCTCTTTTTAA
- a CDS encoding ATP-binding protein yields the protein MKTDHNGALILIVDDDLDSLCLMESLLLPIGYKIIKAQDGKKALNILNNVLPDLVILDIIMPDVNGFQICKEMRENILPKDEFVPVIMVTGLSSKEDKLKGLAIGADDFISKPIDGAELLTRINSLLRIRYLHKRLRESYEKLKQLENIKELLYQTIVHDLKTPLTSLIGGLELLSLKSACLPHPETSWSPQCLLNIAYRLLRLIQNLLDVARMEEGKLQPNYTDIDIRILFKEIEKMFSVEAEKRSIFVYWKVEKNLPIFKADKDFLMRILENLVSNALKNVKSEIGKISLIATFDNINNCIVISVIDNGRGIPKKDLEKIFDKFEQARLREKNKKYTTGLGLTFCKLAVEAHGGKINVESKIGKGTKFTFTIPLKK from the coding sequence ATGAAAACAGATCATAATGGTGCCCTTATTTTAATAGTGGACGATGACCTTGACAGTCTTTGTTTAATGGAATCTCTTCTTTTACCTATTGGATATAAAATTATTAAAGCACAGGATGGAAAAAAAGCTCTTAATATTTTGAATAATGTATTACCTGATTTAGTCATTTTAGACATTATAATGCCTGATGTTAATGGATTTCAAATTTGTAAAGAAATGAGAGAAAATATTCTTCCAAAAGATGAATTTGTACCAGTAATTATGGTCACTGGTCTTTCTTCCAAAGAAGATAAACTTAAAGGTCTTGCTATAGGAGCAGATGACTTTATTTCTAAACCTATAGATGGTGCTGAACTTTTGACTAGAATAAATTCATTACTTCGAATTAGATACCTTCATAAAAGGCTTCGAGAAAGTTATGAAAAATTAAAACAGTTAGAAAACATAAAAGAATTACTTTATCAAACTATTGTTCATGATTTAAAAACACCATTAACTTCCTTAATAGGAGGTTTAGAACTCCTTTCATTGAAAAGTGCTTGTTTACCTCACCCTGAAACTTCCTGGTCACCACAATGTTTATTAAATATTGCATATCGTTTGCTTCGTTTAATTCAAAATCTTTTAGACGTAGCTAGGATGGAAGAAGGAAAACTTCAGCCAAATTATACAGATATAGATATAAGAATTCTATTTAAAGAAATAGAAAAAATGTTTTCAGTTGAAGCTGAAAAAAGATCTATTTTTGTCTATTGGAAAGTTGAAAAAAATTTGCCTATTTTTAAAGCAGACAAAGATTTTTTAATGAGAATTTTAGAAAATTTGGTTTCTAATGCTTTAAAAAATGTTAAATCAGAAATTGGTAAAATTTCATTAATAGCAACATTTGACAACATTAATAATTGTATAGTGATTAGTGTAATTGATAATGGACGTGGTATACCAAAAAAGGATTTAGAAAAAATATTTGATAAATTTGAGCAAGCTCGTTTGAGAGAAAAAAATAAAAAATATACTACTGGGTTAGGACTTACTTTTTGCAAATTAGCTGTGGAAGCTCATGGTGGAAAAATCAATGTTGAAAGTAAAATAGGCAAAGGTACTAAATTCACTTTTACTATTCCTTTGAAAAAATAG
- a CDS encoding SDR family oxidoreductase — MDLGIKGKIAAVSGASRGLGKAIALGLAKEGVNVAICARNKEILEATAEEIKKITDTEILPIVADVSIAKQAKEFIHQTINHFGTIHILVTNAGGPPSAYFVETTIEMWEKAFYLTLMSALNMAWAAIPYMQKERWGRIIAMASISVKQPIERLILSNSLRAAIVSWTKTLADEVAKYNILVNSVCPGYTLTERVKQLAKTQALEKGITTEEVIKLWEKQIPLGRLAKPEEIANLVVFLASEKASYLTGTVIQVDGGYYRGLL, encoded by the coding sequence ATGGATTTGGGGATTAAAGGAAAGATTGCAGCTGTATCTGGAGCAAGTAGAGGTTTGGGTAAAGCCATAGCTTTAGGTTTGGCAAAGGAAGGGGTGAATGTGGCAATTTGTGCTAGAAATAAAGAAATATTAGAGGCTACTGCTGAAGAGATTAAAAAAATTACAGATACTGAAATATTGCCTATTGTTGCTGATGTTTCAATAGCCAAACAGGCAAAAGAATTTATACACCAAACTATAAATCATTTTGGCACTATTCATATTTTAGTTACAAATGCCGGTGGCCCTCCGTCTGCCTATTTTGTTGAGACCACAATAGAGATGTGGGAAAAGGCTTTTTATCTTACTTTAATGAGTGCACTAAATATGGCTTGGGCAGCCATTCCTTATATGCAAAAGGAAAGATGGGGACGTATTATTGCTATGGCTTCTATCTCAGTAAAACAGCCCATTGAACGACTGATTCTTTCTAATAGTTTACGAGCAGCCATAGTAAGTTGGACAAAAACTTTAGCTGATGAAGTGGCAAAATATAATATTTTAGTAAATAGTGTTTGTCCAGGTTATACACTTACAGAACGAGTGAAGCAATTAGCAAAAACACAAGCATTAGAAAAGGGCATAACAACTGAAGAGGTTATTAAATTATGGGAAAAGCAGATTCCTTTAGGACGTTTAGCAAAACCTGAAGAAATTGCTAATCTTGTGGTTTTTTTAGCTTCAGAAAAAGCAAGTTATTTAACAGGAACAGTTATTCAGGTAGACGGAGGATATTATCGGGGACTGTTGTAA
- a CDS encoding inositol monophosphatase, whose translation MEEFYKFALEVSYKAGEELLGLFPKTHQIDYKGKINLVTEADLKSEAIFKKAIKAHYPEHGILAEESGLEEGEIKWIIDPLDGTTNFAHGLPWFCTSLALEVKGEIVLGVVYIPILKECFSAIKGKGAFLNGKPIKVSKTKKIHQALLATGFPYDIHQRPEPVVTRFKKMLMVARGIRRAGSAAMDLCYLACGRFDGFWEERLHPWDTAAGKLIVEEAGGIVSDFSGRPYSIYSKEILATNGFLHQDMIKFLKE comes from the coding sequence ATGGAAGAGTTTTATAAGTTTGCTTTAGAGGTTTCTTATAAAGCAGGAGAAGAACTTTTAGGGCTTTTTCCAAAAACACATCAAATTGATTATAAAGGAAAAATAAATTTAGTAACTGAAGCAGATTTAAAAAGTGAGGCTATTTTTAAAAAGGCTATTAAGGCTCATTATCCTGAGCATGGTATTTTAGCTGAAGAAAGTGGATTAGAAGAAGGCGAAATAAAATGGATTATTGACCCATTGGATGGTACAACAAACTTTGCTCATGGATTACCTTGGTTTTGCACTTCTTTGGCTTTGGAAGTAAAAGGAGAAATTGTTTTAGGAGTAGTATATATTCCCATTTTAAAAGAATGTTTTTCTGCCATTAAAGGTAAAGGGGCTTTTTTAAATGGAAAGCCTATAAAAGTTTCTAAAACTAAAAAAATTCATCAAGCTTTACTTGCAACAGGTTTCCCTTATGATATTCACCAACGACCAGAGCCAGTAGTTACTCGATTTAAGAAAATGCTTATGGTTGCTAGAGGTATTCGTCGAGCAGGTTCAGCTGCTATGGATTTGTGTTATTTGGCTTGTGGGCGTTTTGATGGCTTTTGGGAAGAGCGTCTCCATCCTTGGGATACTGCTGCTGGTAAATTAATTGTGGAAGAGGCAGGAGGGATAGTTTCTGATTTTTCAGGTCGTCCTTATTCTATTTATTCTAAAGAGATTTTAGCAACTAATGGATTTTTACATCAGGATATGATAAAATTTTTAAAGGAGTAA
- a CDS encoding leucyl aminopeptidase, which produces MEFILVGKKIKEIKGNALVIGVYKELSLTPIAQEIDSFLEGKLIEFLKDIDFKGELEKTVFMPVKDKTNFKYLIITGLGEKEKLEPDKIRKASASALKKVEELKLNDVTFENLGSEQLGEKAIQWLVEGVLLSNYKFKKYKKDNEKTKIEKINLLVEKKWQKSIQIGKYLAEAANFTRDLVNEPGNVIKPQDLAEIAIRLAKEVGLKCIVYDEKKLKDEKMHGILAVGQGSYHPPRFIHLAYTPSKAKKRFVIIGKGITFDSGGLNIKPDQFMKTMKSDKAGACAVLGIMKAIASLKPQCEVHGLIPAAENMPGGKAFRPDDIIVFKNGKSVEIHNTDAEGRLILADALIYASELKPDVIIDMATLTGACIVALGRFTSGIFSNDENLTKDIQEIGKETGEKFWPLPLDEDLKEEIKGTFGDIKNVGSRYGGAITAALFLKEFVEVKHWIHLDIAGPAYLEKSWKYYVEGATGVPVRTVLTWLLKEANYGFGD; this is translated from the coding sequence ATGGAGTTTATTTTAGTAGGAAAAAAAATAAAAGAAATAAAGGGTAATGCTCTTGTTATTGGTGTATACAAAGAATTAAGTTTAACTCCTATTGCTCAAGAAATAGATAGCTTTTTAGAAGGCAAATTAATAGAATTTTTGAAGGATATTGATTTTAAGGGAGAGTTAGAGAAAACAGTTTTTATGCCTGTTAAAGATAAAACAAATTTTAAGTATCTTATTATAACAGGATTAGGAGAAAAAGAAAAATTAGAGCCAGATAAAATCAGAAAAGCAAGTGCTTCTGCTTTAAAAAAAGTTGAGGAGCTTAAATTAAATGATGTTACTTTTGAAAATCTAGGTAGTGAGCAATTGGGAGAAAAAGCTATTCAATGGTTAGTAGAAGGAGTTTTATTAAGTAATTATAAGTTTAAAAAATATAAAAAAGACAATGAAAAAACAAAAATTGAGAAAATAAATCTATTAGTTGAAAAAAAATGGCAAAAGTCAATACAAATAGGTAAATATTTAGCAGAAGCTGCTAATTTCACTCGCGATTTAGTAAATGAACCTGGTAATGTTATTAAACCACAAGATCTAGCAGAGATTGCTATAAGATTAGCTAAAGAGGTAGGATTAAAATGTATTGTCTATGATGAAAAAAAACTAAAAGATGAAAAAATGCATGGCATTTTAGCAGTAGGTCAAGGCAGTTATCATCCTCCTCGATTTATTCATCTTGCCTATACTCCTTCTAAAGCAAAAAAACGATTTGTTATTATTGGAAAGGGTATTACTTTTGATAGTGGAGGTCTTAATATTAAACCTGATCAATTTATGAAGACCATGAAAAGTGATAAGGCTGGTGCCTGCGCTGTTTTGGGTATTATGAAAGCTATAGCTAGTTTAAAACCTCAATGTGAAGTTCATGGTCTCATCCCTGCAGCTGAAAATATGCCTGGAGGAAAAGCATTTCGTCCTGATGATATTATTGTCTTTAAAAATGGGAAAAGTGTTGAAATTCATAATACTGACGCAGAAGGAAGATTGATTCTTGCAGATGCCTTGATTTATGCTTCAGAGCTTAAACCAGATGTTATTATTGATATGGCTACATTGACAGGGGCATGTATAGTAGCTTTAGGGCGTTTTACAAGTGGCATTTTTAGCAATGATGAAAATTTAACAAAAGATATTCAAGAAATTGGTAAAGAAACAGGAGAAAAATTTTGGCCTTTACCTTTAGATGAAGATTTAAAAGAAGAAATTAAAGGAACTTTTGGTGATATTAAAAATGTTGGTTCTCGTTATGGTGGAGCTATTACTGCTGCCCTTTTTCTTAAAGAATTTGTAGAAGTAAAACATTGGATACATTTAGATATTGCTGGCCCTGCCTATCTTGAAAAATCTTGGAAATATTATGTAGAAGGAGCTACTGGAGTGCCAGTAAGGACAGTGCTTACTTGGCTACTCAAGGAGGCAAATTATGGATTTGGGGATTAA
- a CDS encoding Nif3-like dinuclear metal center hexameric protein: MKIKEIMDYLEEWVPTNLAESWDNVGIQCGDKEATVKKIIIALDPSEDAIDYAIKNNAQLIITHHPLFFSSFKNILYSEPLGKLILKIIDHRLNIIALHTNLDSVTDGVSRALLEQLDILPKGVIQPKQMPNVGFGWWGELKENIEMEVFINQVKERLKLPIIKVVGGKEKIKKVGVCGGSASELLPLAIKLGLDAFVLGEIKYHPARLFEKMPLLILEVGHYESEKWVLLKIKEKLDAFFKKYNQNIEVLLFYEESPFKYYVEGGKLCVKYC; encoded by the coding sequence ATGAAAATCAAAGAAATTATGGATTATTTAGAAGAATGGGTACCAACAAATCTTGCAGAGTCATGGGATAATGTTGGAATTCAATGTGGAGATAAAGAAGCAACTGTAAAAAAGATTATTATTGCATTGGATCCTTCAGAAGATGCAATTGATTATGCTATTAAAAATAATGCTCAATTAATTATTACCCATCATCCTCTTTTTTTCTCATCCTTTAAAAATATTCTTTATTCAGAACCTTTAGGAAAATTAATTTTAAAAATAATTGATCACCGCTTAAATATTATTGCTTTACATACTAATTTGGATAGCGTTACTGATGGTGTAAGTAGAGCTTTGCTTGAGCAATTAGATATTTTACCAAAAGGTGTTATTCAGCCTAAACAAATGCCAAATGTAGGGTTTGGATGGTGGGGTGAATTAAAAGAAAATATAGAAATGGAAGTGTTTATTAATCAAGTGAAAGAAAGATTAAAACTCCCGATTATAAAAGTAGTTGGAGGGAAAGAAAAAATAAAAAAAGTAGGTGTATGTGGAGGTAGTGCAAGTGAATTATTACCTTTGGCAATCAAATTGGGTTTAGATGCTTTTGTTTTAGGAGAAATTAAATATCATCCTGCCCGTTTGTTTGAAAAAATGCCTTTATTAATTTTAGAGGTAGGACATTATGAGTCAGAAAAATGGGTTTTGCTTAAAATTAAAGAAAAATTAGATGCTTTTTTTAAAAAGTATAATCAAAATATAGAAGTGTTGCTTTTTTATGAAGAATCGCCATTTAAATATTATGTAGAAGGAGGCAAACTTTGCGTGAAATATTGTTAA
- a CDS encoding C4-type zinc ribbon domain-containing protein encodes MREILLNLIKLQDLDLKIKKINQTLETEPEILSNIKEKLTEAQKELEDAKNILAEKEKVKKDAEWELEDTEARIKKSKQKMMEVKTNKEYQALLVEIEELKKIASEWEEKIIIALDEIEEAKKVVAEKEEKVKELEKRLIEAQKRLEISFTNLKKELLDLRKKREEMVKYIPKEILQRYDFIRQHRNGQAVVAVNDGVCEGCHMHIPPQNYNELLRVDKLMTCPSCQRIIYWKGLLEIKNNEEK; translated from the coding sequence TTGCGTGAAATATTGTTAAACCTTATCAAACTTCAAGATTTGGATCTTAAAATTAAAAAGATTAATCAAACATTGGAAACAGAGCCGGAGATTTTAAGTAATATAAAAGAAAAATTGACAGAAGCTCAAAAAGAATTAGAGGATGCTAAAAATATATTAGCAGAAAAAGAAAAGGTAAAAAAAGATGCTGAATGGGAACTAGAAGATACTGAAGCACGCATAAAAAAAAGTAAACAAAAGATGATGGAAGTAAAAACAAATAAAGAGTATCAAGCTTTACTTGTCGAGATAGAAGAATTGAAAAAAATTGCTTCAGAATGGGAAGAAAAGATTATTATTGCCCTTGATGAAATAGAAGAGGCAAAGAAAGTAGTTGCAGAGAAAGAGGAGAAGGTAAAGGAATTGGAAAAAAGGTTAATTGAGGCTCAGAAAAGGTTAGAGATAAGTTTTACCAATTTGAAAAAAGAACTTTTGGATCTTCGTAAAAAACGAGAAGAAATGGTTAAATATATCCCAAAAGAAATTTTGCAGCGTTATGACTTTATCCGTCAACATCGTAATGGTCAAGCAGTAGTAGCTGTAAATGATGGTGTATGTGAAGGTTGTCATATGCATATTCCTCCTCAAAACTATAATGAACTTTTAAGAGTAGATAAACTTATGACTTGCCCTTCTTGCCAACGAATTATTTATTGGAAAGGACTTTTAGAAATAAAAAATAATGAAGAAAAATAA